In one Bacillus sp. SM2101 genomic region, the following are encoded:
- the yidC gene encoding membrane protein insertase YidC: MVRQSVFTILKKKSSLLVIIGLVLLSGCQATAEPIDANTSGWFNHYFVYTFSYLIQYIAALFKGSYGLSIIVITIIIRLILMPMMIKQYRNQLNMKEKMNMIQPEMEEIQQKLKDKAMKPDEQRKLQQEMLELYQQHGINPLSIGCLPMIIQFPILIGFYYAIQRTPEIATHSFLWFNLGQPDIIMALIAAFVYLIQYKVSQMGMNSQQQQQFAFIGYVSPILIGLFSLTAPAVLPLYWTVGGVFMIFQTVIAHVLFNKRLMPNGNVVE, from the coding sequence GTGGTACGTCAGTCTGTATTCACAATTCTTAAGAAAAAGAGTAGTTTATTAGTTATTATTGGATTGGTCTTGTTAAGTGGCTGCCAAGCAACGGCAGAGCCAATAGATGCCAATACATCTGGATGGTTTAATCATTATTTTGTGTATACATTTTCTTATTTAATTCAATATATTGCAGCCCTGTTTAAAGGTAGTTATGGATTATCTATCATTGTGATAACAATCATCATTAGGCTAATTTTAATGCCTATGATGATTAAACAATACCGTAACCAATTGAACATGAAAGAGAAGATGAACATGATTCAGCCTGAAATGGAGGAAATACAACAAAAGCTTAAAGACAAAGCTATGAAGCCTGATGAACAAAGAAAGCTGCAACAAGAGATGTTAGAACTTTATCAACAGCATGGGATTAATCCTTTATCGATTGGCTGTCTACCAATGATCATACAATTCCCAATTTTAATTGGCTTCTACTATGCGATTCAGCGCACACCTGAAATCGCTACCCATTCATTTCTATGGTTTAACCTCGGGCAACCGGATATAATTATGGCGCTCATAGCAGCATTCGTTTATTTGATTCAGTATAAAGTATCACAAATGGGCATGAACTCACAGCAGCAACAACAATTTGCGTTTATAGGTTATGTGTCACCAATTTTAATTGGCTTATTTTCGTTAACCGCTCCAGCAGTTTTACCTCTGTACTGGACAGTCGGTGGAGTATTTATGATTTTTCAAACTGTCATTGCGCACGTTCTTTTTAACAAGAGGCTAATGCCAAATGGCAATGTTGTAGAATAA
- a CDS encoding FAD/NAD(P)-binding oxidoreductase yields the protein MKKRIVIIGAGSGGMMVANKLARQLNDEITEDKVEIQLISNTEQHIYQPGYLYVVFNEKAPEHFIRQQDTLVHRNVHLQFDDIEKIIPEKNMIKSKTTQYSYDFLVIATGSHPNFNSIPGLQEGADNFYTLEGAIKLRDKLVDMKKGKILITIDVPHKCPAAPLELALMLEDYFSKRGIKDDITIKYTYPIGRIHSLQPVSAWAEPEFEKRKIEFESFFNVESVDPQRKVVMTMDGEEHSYDLLISIPSHEGAPVIVNSGLGDEIGFIPTDRYTLKMAGSDKIYVIGDATNLPISKAGSTAHYQTEVLVPNIVNRVKGLPETHRYNGKVACFLENSLEDASMITFDYHTPPKPVATSDFLHWFKLVYGELYWLNARGIL from the coding sequence ATGAAAAAAAGGATTGTTATCATCGGTGCAGGTAGTGGTGGCATGATGGTAGCGAATAAATTAGCACGGCAGTTAAATGATGAAATAACAGAAGATAAAGTTGAGATTCAATTAATTTCTAATACGGAACAGCATATTTATCAGCCTGGTTATTTATATGTTGTATTTAATGAAAAAGCCCCTGAACATTTTATCCGTCAGCAAGACACACTCGTCCATAGAAATGTTCATTTACAATTTGATGATATTGAAAAAATTATCCCTGAAAAAAATATGATAAAGTCAAAGACAACTCAATATTCCTATGATTTTTTAGTTATTGCTACTGGCTCTCACCCTAATTTTAATAGTATCCCTGGTTTACAAGAGGGAGCAGATAATTTCTATACACTTGAAGGGGCTATTAAATTACGAGATAAGCTAGTAGATATGAAAAAAGGTAAAATTCTTATTACGATTGACGTTCCTCATAAATGTCCTGCAGCTCCTCTAGAATTAGCCCTAATGTTAGAAGATTATTTTAGCAAGAGGGGTATAAAAGACGACATTACGATTAAATACACATATCCAATAGGTAGAATTCATTCCTTGCAACCAGTGTCAGCTTGGGCAGAACCGGAATTTGAGAAACGCAAAATAGAATTCGAGTCATTTTTCAACGTAGAATCAGTTGATCCACAACGCAAGGTTGTAATGACGATGGATGGTGAGGAGCATTCTTATGATCTACTCATTTCTATTCCATCTCATGAAGGGGCACCAGTGATTGTAAATTCAGGACTAGGTGATGAGATCGGCTTCATTCCGACAGATCGTTATACATTAAAAATGGCAGGATCAGATAAAATTTATGTGATAGGAGACGCCACTAACTTACCAATTAGCAAAGCTGGCTCCACAGCACATTATCAGACAGAAGTGTTAGTACCTAATATTGTGAATCGTGTTAAAGGTTTACCTGAAACTCATAGATATAATGGTAAAGTCGCGTGTTTTTTAGAAAACAGTTTAGAGGACGCAAGTATGATTACATTCGACTATCATACACCACCTAAACCAGTTGCCACTTCTGATTTTCTACATTGGTTCAAGCTAGTCTATGGTGAGTTATATTGGCTAAACGCAAGAGGAATTTTGTAA
- a CDS encoding sulfurtransferase TusA family protein, which yields MADVMITRSIDARGSYCPGPLMELIKTIKTSKVGDIIEVLSSDKGSAVDIPEWAKKMGHEIVYLKRIEEEYKIAVRKMR from the coding sequence ATGGCAGATGTTATGATCACAAGGTCTATTGATGCTCGTGGCTCATATTGTCCAGGTCCATTAATGGAGCTTATTAAAACGATTAAAACAAGTAAGGTAGGTGACATTATTGAAGTTCTTTCATCCGACAAAGGATCGGCTGTTGACATTCCCGAATGGGCCAAAAAAATGGGTCACGAAATAGTTTATTTAAAAAGAATAGAAGAAGAGTACAAAATAGCGGTCAGAAAAATGAGATAA
- a CDS encoding DsrE/DsrF/DrsH-like family protein — MSAQQPSIGIILMSDELEKLHAGALVGSVASMSGMKVNVFVTMNALTSFRIDQFKKQEFKTGVVGKELLLKDIPLFDHLLKEGKDVGDLHIYGCALAMDIMGWQQDDMINVFDDIIGVTKFLTMTQGSQVITM, encoded by the coding sequence GTGAGTGCGCAGCAACCATCTATAGGCATTATTCTAATGAGTGACGAGCTTGAAAAATTACATGCAGGTGCATTAGTCGGATCAGTAGCATCGATGTCAGGAATGAAGGTAAATGTTTTTGTAACAATGAATGCGTTGACGTCGTTTCGTATTGACCAATTCAAGAAGCAAGAATTCAAAACAGGAGTTGTTGGTAAAGAACTGCTATTAAAAGATATTCCTTTATTTGATCATTTATTAAAAGAAGGAAAAGATGTAGGGGACTTGCATATTTACGGCTGTGCGTTAGCAATGGATATTATGGGCTGGCAGCAAGATGATATGATTAACGTTTTCGATGATATTATAGGGGTCACCAAATTTTTAACAATGACACAAGGTTCACAAGTCATAACTATGTAA
- the iadA gene encoding beta-aspartyl-peptidase: MSYILIKNGEIYNPNYHGKADILMINDKIVKIAEDISVEHGLFDVEVIDAMDKIVVPGFIDQHVHLIGGGGELGFYSRTPEVVLSDLVQNGITTVVGLLGTDGETRHIESLLAKAHGLEHEGITTFIHTGSYTIPSVTITGSVKKDIMFIDKVIGVKVALADHRSSQMADQEIIRLASEARVAGMLSGKSGMVHIHVGSGGARLDQLLRIVEETDIPITQFMPTHVSRTKALLEQAIQFAQVGGRIDISTYAEVYNNDEITPSDAVVECFNHKVPVENITISSDGNGSLPVYNENSNIIGLDVGKVDTLYTVFKHLVTKKNIDLADALKIVTSNVAKAIGAYPQKGLLKEGSDADIVILNEQTLNIEHVFAKGQQVVKDRQVIVKGTFE, translated from the coding sequence ATGTCATACATATTAATTAAAAATGGTGAAATATACAATCCTAACTATCACGGAAAAGCAGACATATTAATGATTAACGATAAAATCGTGAAGATAGCTGAGGATATTTCTGTAGAACATGGTCTATTTGATGTGGAAGTCATTGATGCAATGGACAAGATCGTCGTTCCAGGGTTTATTGATCAACATGTTCACCTAATAGGTGGTGGTGGCGAACTTGGTTTTTATAGTAGAACACCTGAGGTGGTGTTATCTGATCTTGTGCAAAATGGAATCACTACCGTCGTTGGATTGCTCGGAACAGATGGTGAAACAAGGCATATTGAATCCCTCCTCGCAAAGGCTCATGGTTTAGAACATGAAGGAATAACGACATTTATCCATACAGGTTCATATACAATACCGAGTGTCACGATTACAGGTAGTGTGAAGAAGGATATTATGTTTATTGATAAAGTAATTGGTGTGAAGGTCGCGCTTGCAGATCATCGGTCTTCACAAATGGCGGATCAAGAAATAATTCGTTTAGCTTCTGAAGCAAGAGTAGCAGGTATGTTAAGTGGCAAAAGTGGTATGGTGCATATCCATGTAGGAAGCGGAGGCGCTCGACTTGATCAGTTATTACGAATTGTAGAAGAAACTGACATTCCTATTACTCAATTCATGCCTACACATGTTTCAAGAACGAAGGCGCTACTAGAACAAGCTATTCAGTTTGCACAAGTTGGTGGTCGTATTGATATATCAACATACGCAGAGGTTTATAACAATGACGAAATCACACCGAGTGATGCCGTAGTAGAATGTTTTAATCATAAAGTTCCGGTCGAAAACATTACGATAAGCTCTGATGGAAATGGAAGCTTACCTGTTTATAATGAAAACAGTAACATCATTGGGTTAGATGTAGGTAAAGTGGATACTCTATACACTGTTTTTAAGCACTTAGTTACGAAGAAAAATATCGACCTTGCTGATGCTTTAAAAATCGTAACCTCTAATGTTGCTAAAGCAATTGGTGCGTATCCACAGAAGGGTTTGTTAAAAGAAGGTAGTGATGCAGACATTGTTATTCTAAATGAACAAACTCTTAATATTGAACATGTATTTGCAAAGGGACAACAGGTGGTCAAGGATAGGCAAGTAATTGTGAAAGGAACATTTGAATAA
- a CDS encoding manganese-dependent inorganic pyrophosphatase, with the protein MEKTLIFGHKNPDTDTICSAIAYAELKTQIGMNVEPVRLGEVNGETQFALDHFHIDAPRLVETVSNEVNSVILVDHNERQQSVDDINSVRVLEVIDHHRIANFETSDPLYYRAEPVGCTATILNKLYKEHGVSIKKEIAGLMLSAIISDSLLFKSPTCTEEDVAAARELAEIAEVNLEEYGLNMLKAGADLSDKSPSEMISLDAKEFQMGTAKVEIAQVNTVDTADVLTRKNNLETAMSNVINDKGLDLFLFVVTDILTNDSTAIALGESANAVEKAFNVSLQDNTAILKGVVSRKKQVVPQLTEALS; encoded by the coding sequence ATGGAAAAAACACTCATTTTCGGACACAAAAATCCAGATACAGATACAATCTGTTCTGCAATAGCTTATGCGGAATTAAAAACACAAATTGGGATGAACGTTGAGCCTGTACGCCTTGGTGAAGTAAATGGAGAAACACAATTTGCTTTAGACCATTTCCATATAGATGCCCCACGTTTAGTTGAAACAGTTTCAAATGAAGTAAACAGTGTCATTTTAGTTGACCACAACGAGCGTCAGCAAAGTGTGGATGATATCAATAGCGTTCGTGTACTCGAAGTTATTGACCATCACCGTATTGCTAATTTTGAAACGAGTGACCCTTTGTATTATCGTGCTGAACCAGTTGGTTGTACAGCTACGATCTTAAACAAGCTATATAAAGAGCACGGTGTATCAATTAAAAAAGAAATTGCTGGATTAATGTTATCTGCAATCATTTCTGATTCATTATTATTCAAATCACCGACATGCACGGAAGAAGACGTAGCTGCTGCTCGTGAATTAGCAGAAATTGCAGAGGTGAATCTCGAAGAGTATGGCTTAAACATGCTGAAGGCTGGTGCAGATTTGAGTGATAAATCTCCTAGTGAGATGATATCCCTTGATGCAAAAGAATTCCAAATGGGTACTGCTAAAGTTGAAATTGCACAAGTAAACACAGTAGATACAGCTGATGTTCTTACTCGTAAAAACAACTTAGAAACAGCGATGTCAAATGTTATTAATGATAAAGGTTTAGATTTGTTTTTATTCGTTGTAACTGACATTTTAACGAATGATTCAACTGCTATTGCACTAGGTGAATCTGCTAATGCTGTAGAAAAAGCATTCAATGTATCATTACAAGACAATACTGCTATTCTCAAAGGTGTTGTTTCACGTAAAAAGCAAGTTGTTCCTCAATTAACTGAAGCATTATCTTAA